From the genome of Nicotiana tabacum cultivar K326 chromosome 17, ASM71507v2, whole genome shotgun sequence:
GTAAATAATCTCCACCATAAGTATTTCAATAAGATGCTAGACTTGTCTAATCTATCTCAGTCAATTCAAGTTACTTTTAACAAGCAATCCGAGAAACAAAGAAGTGATCACCGAATTTGTTTAAATACCTCAATTGATATTGCAAGGTTCCTCTTGGAATTTGGATTGTCTTTTCGAGGTCATGATGAAagtgaatcttccaaaaataaaggCCTTTTTCTAGGACTATCGGAATGGCTAGAAAAGAGGCTTCCGGATGTGGATAGAGTTATATTCAAATATGCTCCAAAAAATGATATGATGActtcaccaaaaattcaaaaggaTATTGTTAGTGCTTGTGCACAAAAAACTGTAAAAGCTATAATTGATGACTTGGGAGGGGATTATTTTGGGATATTAATTGATGAGTTCAAGGATATTTCACACCATGAACAAATGGCCCTTGCTTTACGGTATGTTGACAAAAAAGGCCAAGTGAACGAGCCATTTATTGGTCTTATTCGTGTTGGTGATACATCTGCAAAGACATTGAAGGAAGCAATATATTCTTTACTATTGAAACACTCATTAAGTCCATAAAAAATACGTGGACAAGGATATGATGGAGCTAGTAACATACAAGGAAAGGTGAATGGTCTTAAAGCTTTAATTTTAGAATAAACTCCATCGCCATATTGTATTCATTGTTTTGCGCATCAATTGCAATTGACACTTGTAGTTGTGGCTAAAAAACATAAGGAGGTGGAAACTTTCTTTGCTATAATTGCTAACATGTTGAATGTAATTGGAGTATCTTTTAAGCGTAGAGATCAACTTCGCGATCATCAAGCAGAATTATTGGAGAAATTGCTAGAGAGTGGTGAACTTCAAAGTGGGAAAGGATTAAATCAAGTGTGAGGGTTTCAAAGGCCAGGTGACACTCGTTGGGGATCACATTGTAGAACGTTGGATAACTTTGTTGTTTTATTTTCATCTATTGTTCAGGTGCTTGAGGTGGTTGAATGTGAAGGTTCTGAGGCTGATGATAGATTACAAGCAGAAGCGTTTTTGAGTAAAATCAATGCATTTGACTTTGTTTTCTTGCTTCACTTGATGTTGAAAGTATTGATGATGTCGAATGAGTTGAGTAAAACTTTGCAGAAGAAAGAGTAAGATATTGTCAATGTCATGGTATTTCTTGACCTCACAAAGGAAAGGTTGCAAGTAATGAGAGAAGATGGATGGGTGCCATTGATGGATGAAGTCTCTTCATTTTGTGTTAAACATGATATTGTGGTATCCAATATGGAATAATTTTATATTCCTGAAAAGTCAAAGCGTAAACCTTCTACTGTTACGTATTCACATCACTTATGTGTTGATCTTTTTTATTCTATGATTGATTTGCAGCTTCAGGAGCTTAACAGTCATTTTGATATTGTGAGTGGTAACTTGCTTCTTCGTATGGCTAGCTTGAATCCGGTTAATTCATTTGCTAAGCAAAGAATAATGACATTGGCTAAGTATTATCTAGATGAGTTTGGCGAATTGAAGCTTCGAGATATTAGTCACCAACTTGACACTTTAATATTGCACATGCGACGTGGTGACCTTAGGTTTTCTGATTTGAAAGGAATTGGTGATTTGGCAAAAGCCTTGGTTGAGGCAAATCTTGCAGAGAGTTATTCACTTGTTTATTTACTTGTAAAGTTAACTCTAATTTTACCTGTCGCGACTGCAACAATGGAAAGAGCATTTTCATCCATGAAGTATATCAAAGATAAATTATGTAGTAGTATTAGTGATACATTTTTAAATGATTGTTTAGTTTGTTACTTTGAGAAGAAAGTATTTATAAATGTAAATAATGATGCTATTATTGAccgttttcaaaatatgaaagtgCGTCGAGTTCAAATATGAACGAATGATGTAGTTTTATTATATTAGAATCACGTTGATGATATTCGATAATATTAAAGTTTGTATTTTGCTGATAAGTTATCATATATGTTTTCATAGAGTTGCGCCGAACTTTATCACTAGTAATTGGCATGTTTAAGACAATGGTGCCCCCATCCTgctcaaatcctgggtccgcctctggattttgggtcgtgacaatatctaagttgtatgatattgtagttgtactTAATTGGGTAAGAatgatgtatgaaagttgtagatgagttataaataagttgtatattgtataattagttgtatgattTTTTTTAGTATGTATGTTGTTGTAGGTATATCAGAATTGTATtaaatttgtacgaaatttatttttaatttgtatgatgttgtacCATATATTATTCTTTTCTTACTCgatttgttaaagaaagaaaaatagagaatgaATTGCAAATTTGACTCATGTGCACTGATTCATGTTTGTTTTAAACTGAGATACTTGAATATTGTAGCAATAATAGTGACTAATAATGGCAATCTATAAGTAACTAATTTGACTACACATGCTAAATTAACTATTAgcgtaaatattttttttatttttggagttgCGCTACAATATTCTGATTCTTGATGATGGCCCTGACAATAGcgtggatatacatgtgatacacagttgatacaaatatgatacatatgtgatacactgATTGTACAAGTTTTTTTTCTTCCATAGCTCATAATTTTCTCTAACAATGGCGAAGAGAGGGATTAATTTTTCCATGGCTGGAGTTTGGAGCTTTTCTAGGCTTCCCCTTTACTTGATGGCGTTCCGATATCGGGCTAGCATCagataaatattaattatatttggcTCGATTGTACGAATTAAAATTGTCAATTAATAAATTGTGAAGGTGTCtaactctccaccattgacatccattaaaaagctttgaagattTGTATAcgaattcaaatttttaaaaaatataatttgtttgAATTAGGTGTTATTGCAAATGATTGGGAATATTCTATGGAGTTTATATCTCGATTTTGAAGGTATTTGGTGAAGTATAGATTTGATTTTGGctaaatttttaaagaagaagaagaagaagaagaagacatgacatacaacaGATATATAAAACTATATCAAAGTTGTATAATAGGTGtacgaaatttttatgaaaacTATATttggttgtattttatttttagttgtaTTTTTTTGAATgatatatgaaagttgaaaattagtTGTATACTGTATGAGTCATTGTATGAAAtttttatttaagttataaatactagtatctttttacataaacttgttggtatgtatAGAAGATGtattaagagagaaagttttgattgaaatttcggagaggaagaagaacacaccacatacaaaatatatacaaatcatatgcaaaatacatacaaaagacatattatataaaatttgtatgaaaattgtattttAGTCGTATTATGTTGTAGTTGCACTTACTTGGGTAAGAatgatgtatgaaagttgtagatgaaatataaataagttgtatattatataattagttgtatgatttttttagtatatatgttgttgtaggtatataaaatttgtattaaatttgtatgaaatttatttttaatttatatgatgTTGTACCATACATTATTCTTTTCTTACTCgatttgttaaagaaagaaaaatagagaatgaATTTCAAATTTGACTCATGTGGACTAATTCATGTTTGTTTCAAACTGAAATACTTAAATATTGTAGCAACAATAGTGACTTATAAGGGCAATCTATAAGTAACTAATTTGATTACACATGCTAAATAAACTATTAgcgtaaatatttttattttatttttggagttGTGCTATAATATTCCGATTCTTGATGATGGCCCTGACAATAGcgtggatatacatgtgatacacaattaatacaaatatgatacatatgtgatatacaaatgatacacagtgtgatacacatatcatttctttttcatgttcagtttttacttcgaattttcaattcaaaccacctcaaaacttcaccaaatcatcccaaaaatgagattaaagctccttaagatgtaccaaATCTATTATAATAATACCCACtccaaagaaagacaaaaattaatatttttcagtacaaatagctaattggttaatattagtaatatttggctaatattaataattatttatgaATTGGCCAATTTTTTAATGagttacttataaatggacatagctggtagTTTCCCTACTTTCTTCTATATCAATGTAGAGACCAAACTATTATAATAAGAGGAAGCAAAGAGTCAAGACTCGAGAGGAAAGTAATGTGATCGATTGAATTATTGACTTAAGATGCAAcgaaaaaatgtaaataaataaaggCAAAATGCCGCATAAATCACTAAAGTTTATTTCAAAATTACCATTTAATATTAAattacataaaatttaaaaaaggTTTTTTTACCTATCTACACTACATATGAAACTTAATTACCCTCtctaatcaagttttaacttaattacatggtcatatacAATTTTACCAAGTATgtacaaattagttttaaatgagtatcccttgaTTGTAGtcttttaatttagtaaatcCCTTTAAACCCTCACAATAATTTTCTTACCCAGACAAACCCCAATCACAGTTCTTTCTAaaggatttttctttttctctcttttaaaTCAACCCTTTTTCTACACTGATTGTACAAGTTTTCTTTCTTCCATAACTCATAAGTTTCTCTAACAATGGCGAAAAAGGGATTAATTTTCCCATGGCAGGAGTTTGGAGCTTTTCTGGGCTTCCTCTTTTTTTGTTGGCATTCCGACGGCGGGCTAGCATCagataaatattaattatatttggcTCGATTGTacgaattgaaattgtcaatcaataaattttgaaggtgtctgactctccaccattgatatccattaaaaagctttgaagctttgtatacgaattcaaattttcaaaaaatatgatTTGTTTGGATTAGGTGTTATTGCAAATGATTGGAAATATTCTA
Proteins encoded in this window:
- the LOC107760886 gene encoding uncharacterized protein LOC107760886 — its product is MLNVIGVSFKRRDQLRDHQAELLEKLLESGELQSGKGLNQVLEVVECEGSEADDRLQAEAFLSKINAFDFVFLLHLMLKERLQVMREDGWVPLMDEVSSFCVKHDIVLQELNSHFDIVSGNLLLRMASLNPVNSFAKQRIMTLAKYYLDEFGELKLRDISHQLDTLILHMRRGDLRFSDLKGIGDLAKALVEANLAESYSLVYLLVKLTLILPVATATMERAFSSMKYIKDKLCSSISDTFLNDCLVCYFEKKVFINVNNDAIIDRFQNMKVRRVQI
- the LOC142172068 gene encoding uncharacterized protein LOC142172068, whose protein sequence is MLDLSNLSQSIQVTFNKQSEKQRSDHRICLNTSIDIARFLLEFGLSFRGHDESESSKNKGLFLGLSEWLEKRLPDVDRVIFKYAPKNDMMTSPKIQKDIVSACAQKTVKAIIDDLGGDYFGILIDEFKDISHHEQMALALRYVDKKGQVNEPFIGLIRVGDTSAKTLKEAIYSLLLKHSLSP